A genomic segment from Bacteroidia bacterium encodes:
- the upp gene encoding uracil phosphoribosyltransferase, with protein MLHDLSKSNTILNHFIAELRDVNIQKDSMRFRRNLERIGEVAALELSRTLQYQPAEVETPLGVANTSLLREQPVLATILRAGLPMHAGLQNFFDRAQNAFISAFRKHHKDGSFDVQVEYLACPPLAGKTLILSDPMLATGSSLVLTYKALQKRGQPAQIHVVCAIASLEGVDHVRKHLPEGTHIWCGAIDDELTAQAYIVPGLGDAGDLAFGEKV; from the coding sequence ATGTTACACGACCTGAGCAAGAGCAATACCATTCTGAATCATTTCATCGCTGAACTAAGGGATGTAAACATTCAGAAGGATAGTATGCGTTTCCGGCGCAACCTGGAACGTATAGGGGAAGTAGCGGCCCTGGAACTCAGCCGCACGCTTCAGTATCAGCCCGCCGAAGTAGAGACACCACTCGGTGTAGCGAACACCTCTCTTTTGCGGGAGCAGCCGGTACTGGCTACGATTCTGAGGGCAGGATTACCGATGCATGCCGGGCTGCAGAATTTCTTTGACCGTGCACAGAACGCGTTTATTTCAGCCTTTCGGAAACATCACAAGGACGGTAGTTTTGACGTGCAGGTAGAGTACCTCGCCTGTCCGCCCCTTGCAGGAAAAACATTAATTCTTTCAGATCCCATGCTGGCCACCGGATCTTCACTGGTACTCACCTACAAAGCCTTGCAGAAAAGAGGGCAGCCGGCACAGATTCACGTTGTATGCGCCATTGCCAGCCTGGAGGGAGTGGATCATGTACGCAAACATCTTCCCGAGGGCACACATATCTGGTGCGGAGCCATTGACGACGAGCTTACAGCGCAGGCCTACATCGTACCCGGTCTCGGGGATGCAGGAGATCTTGCCTTCGGCGAAAAAGTGTAA
- a CDS encoding YjjG family noncanonical pyrimidine nucleotidase, whose amino-acid sequence MKKYSHIFFDFDRTIWDYETNADEAIRELAVHYSLAARGIENTNLFITEYNKINDDLWERYGKNEVTKEELRSQRFHLAFLKFGLKDFEMAQQISADFTVLACQKPHLVPGAKELLDYLKGRYPIHLITNGFEETQKMKIKHARVGHYFDSMITSERAQAKKPAKEIFEFALRETGADPANSIMIGDHYELDALAAMKVGMDGVWFTNSEIKESEATYTVQKLVELKGMF is encoded by the coding sequence TTGAAAAAATACTCGCATATTTTTTTTGACTTTGACCGGACGATCTGGGATTACGAGACCAATGCAGACGAGGCGATCCGGGAACTGGCCGTGCATTATTCACTGGCGGCGCGGGGCATTGAAAACACGAATTTGTTTATTACGGAGTACAACAAGATCAATGATGATCTCTGGGAGCGTTACGGAAAGAACGAGGTAACAAAGGAGGAGTTGCGTTCCCAGCGATTCCACCTGGCATTTCTGAAATTCGGCTTAAAAGATTTTGAGATGGCGCAGCAGATCAGTGCCGACTTCACAGTTTTAGCTTGCCAGAAGCCGCATTTAGTGCCCGGGGCGAAGGAATTGCTGGATTATCTGAAGGGCCGGTATCCGATACACCTGATCACAAACGGATTTGAGGAAACACAAAAAATGAAGATCAAACATGCACGGGTGGGACACTATTTCGACAGCATGATCACATCCGAACGCGCGCAAGCGAAAAAGCCCGCGAAGGAGATCTTTGAATTCGCTCTGCGCGAAACAGGAGCAGATCCGGCAAATTCCATCATGATCGGCGACCATTACGAATTAGACGCCCTGGCGGCGATGAAAGTGGGGATGGATGGGGTGTGGTTTACGAATAGTGAAATAAAGGAGTCGGAAGCCACGTACACCGTTCAAAAGCTGGTGGAGTTAAAGGGGATGTTTTAA
- a CDS encoding DUF5060 domain-containing protein gives MKQFLTLAFAGSIISSVPGQVPFPCTRIQGGPYSSGVHTVYNSECVTSPGVIPVITLFDQQAQVEFKSGKSIKMLPGFRAGNFTTGHFLAHIEEPAVNAFIYSPANYDPINNPILKYSKFEIGIELPQSIQDQINDFIGGNAGINPYDPDQIKIQVDFQHQLTGNIYTRYGFYYQDVTASGNGWTINTNTLHPFRVRFAPPLDGFWYATIKLIVNNNQVGNPYVANFLASPSNEKGHLLVGTYKKTLKYENRESFFAIGRNVAFAEEDPWESCTSTPQKFNEQRSYISSIASNGGNFVRVRMDPWSNAIEWGTTQCGNYQNRQDHAWELDNTLTLCETDNMKMMLCLQGDAELSTFFEWDSNDNLHSINWGATGQGNPPNVIAQNPYYHLLGGPSVNPSPMLFLTDQSAKQYFKQRLFYINARWGYSTSIALWELMNETDNIGRYGIGPTQTLYNSTTVQQAVKDWHCEMSTYLSSFYPAHLTTTGYTGGGPKQFDQSSLCPVLSVLSGNSYRDDITMNSDARFHFKNSKFYYNYFNPSPPLNPYYSPKPFIFGEIGLDNGCFTCQDNDFHNATWATAFMGHMGSGLHWWDWENQSINHNANFLPLKIFISNIDFEATNYYSHVNVSHNIAQDKRIEIFWLADNAGRQGYGWIHNESVYWKNSSESCTLSVCDAVTTQPGTPYVIYEQLNNPKVEITGLNVLRYYDFDFYSTRQTGQYIGSHGNELANLAGTVKFRYKLTTVPDYTYNEYPDVAFRYRINGTNRITGDTVWLPNDTNLYVANPFPFSPGLGDTETYSLLWNFGFGAVSEDPNPEILFPGPGLYTVSLQLTDSFDHSTWIFQNFVFLDTAGYGSGRFQALPETLAPHFYPNPCRDYLFFLTAGYDYYELYSTTGELLISSKCDFEVTYIDLRQFSSSIYLLRLINERKIETLKILKE, from the coding sequence ATGAAACAGTTTTTGACCCTTGCTTTCGCCGGTTCTATTATAAGTTCTGTACCTGGTCAGGTACCGTTTCCGTGTACCCGTATCCAGGGCGGGCCCTACTCTTCAGGTGTGCATACTGTTTATAATTCAGAGTGCGTAACATCTCCCGGCGTTATTCCAGTCATTACCCTATTCGACCAGCAGGCCCAGGTGGAGTTCAAATCCGGAAAATCCATCAAAATGCTCCCGGGGTTCCGCGCAGGTAACTTCACAACAGGACATTTTTTAGCACATATTGAAGAGCCCGCAGTAAACGCTTTTATTTACTCGCCCGCAAACTACGATCCCATTAACAACCCCATACTGAAGTACAGCAAGTTTGAAATAGGTATAGAATTGCCTCAAAGCATACAAGATCAGATCAATGATTTTATTGGCGGAAATGCCGGAATTAATCCCTATGATCCCGATCAGATCAAGATCCAGGTGGATTTTCAACATCAACTCACCGGAAATATATACACCCGCTACGGTTTTTATTATCAGGATGTAACCGCTTCAGGAAACGGGTGGACCATAAACACAAATACACTTCATCCCTTCAGGGTCCGCTTCGCTCCGCCATTAGATGGGTTCTGGTACGCCACTATTAAGCTTATCGTAAACAATAACCAGGTTGGGAATCCGTATGTAGCGAATTTTCTCGCAAGCCCCAGTAACGAGAAAGGGCATTTGCTGGTGGGGACCTATAAAAAGACCCTGAAGTATGAAAACAGAGAAAGCTTCTTCGCTATTGGAAGGAATGTCGCTTTTGCGGAGGAAGATCCCTGGGAGTCGTGCACCTCTACACCTCAAAAGTTTAATGAACAGAGAAGTTACATATCAAGCATAGCTTCAAATGGCGGAAATTTTGTGCGGGTTAGAATGGATCCATGGAGCAATGCTATTGAATGGGGAACAACGCAATGTGGAAATTATCAAAACCGCCAGGATCATGCATGGGAATTGGATAATACCTTGACATTATGCGAAACAGATAATATGAAAATGATGCTATGTCTTCAGGGAGATGCGGAGCTGAGCACTTTTTTTGAGTGGGATAGCAATGACAACCTGCACAGCATCAACTGGGGAGCAACAGGACAGGGCAATCCTCCGAATGTAATTGCCCAAAATCCCTATTACCATTTGCTCGGGGGGCCCAGTGTGAACCCCAGCCCTATGCTCTTTCTCACAGATCAGTCCGCGAAGCAATATTTCAAGCAGAGGCTATTTTATATAAATGCCAGGTGGGGCTACAGCACCAGTATTGCCCTTTGGGAGCTGATGAATGAAACTGACAATATCGGGCGATACGGGATAGGCCCAACGCAAACCCTGTATAATTCAACAACGGTACAACAAGCGGTTAAAGACTGGCATTGCGAAATGAGTACATATCTCTCCTCCTTTTACCCTGCCCACCTCACAACAACCGGCTATACCGGCGGGGGGCCAAAGCAGTTTGATCAAAGTTCTCTTTGTCCGGTGTTAAGTGTGTTGTCGGGAAATAGTTACCGTGACGATATTACTATGAATAGTGACGCACGTTTTCATTTTAAAAACTCAAAATTCTATTACAATTATTTCAATCCCTCTCCACCTCTTAATCCATATTACAGTCCAAAACCTTTCATTTTTGGTGAGATTGGATTGGATAATGGTTGTTTCACTTGTCAAGACAACGACTTTCATAATGCCACTTGGGCCACCGCCTTTATGGGCCACATGGGAAGCGGACTTCACTGGTGGGACTGGGAAAATCAGTCAATAAACCATAATGCAAATTTTCTGCCTTTGAAAATCTTTATCAGTAACATAGACTTTGAAGCAACAAATTATTACTCTCATGTGAACGTTTCACACAACATTGCCCAAGACAAAAGAATAGAAATTTTTTGGCTCGCCGATAATGCCGGCCGGCAGGGCTATGGCTGGATTCACAACGAGAGCGTGTACTGGAAAAATTCTTCTGAAAGCTGCACACTCTCTGTCTGCGATGCGGTTACCACACAGCCCGGCACACCTTATGTTATTTACGAGCAGCTCAATAACCCGAAGGTGGAAATAACCGGGCTGAACGTACTTCGCTATTACGACTTTGATTTTTACAGCACCCGGCAAACAGGACAATACATAGGAAGCCATGGGAACGAGCTGGCTAACCTGGCCGGCACCGTCAAATTCAGGTATAAACTAACCACAGTGCCTGATTACACATACAATGAATACCCTGACGTGGCTTTCAGATATAGGATCAACGGCACTAACCGCATTACCGGAGATACCGTTTGGCTCCCGAATGATACAAATCTCTATGTTGCCAACCCTTTCCCTTTCTCTCCGGGTTTGGGCGACACGGAGACATACAGTTTATTATGGAATTTTGGCTTTGGGGCAGTTTCGGAGGATCCAAATCCTGAGATACTTTTTCCCGGACCGGGGCTTTATACTGTGTCACTTCAGTTAACGGACAGCTTTGATCACAGCACTTGGATATTTCAAAACTTTGTCTTTTTGGATACTGCAGGCTATGGCAGCGGAAGATTTCAGGCATTACCGGAAACTTTGGCACCACATTTTTATCCCAATCCATGTAGGGACTATTTATTCTTTTTGACGGCTGGTTACGATTATTATGAGTTATATTCGACAACAGGCGAATTATTGATTTCTTCGAAGTGCGATTTTGAAGTTACTTATATAGATCTTCGTCAATTTTCATCAAGCATTTACCTGTTGAGGCTTATCAATGAAAGAAAGATTGAGACTTTAAAGATACTTAAGGAATGA
- a CDS encoding T9SS type A sorting domain-containing protein, whose protein sequence is MEYANDTTLYVASPFTFSPGLGDTNAYSLSWNFDFGTFSEEPNPEILFPEPGLYTVSLQLTDSLDHRTWIFQNFIFLDSTISDNYRLQKGENNESVFIYPNPCKDYLFIPCDKCAALELYSISGELLEFKAVTPEITSFDMRNYSPGIYLLKLIGTNETHMMKVIRND, encoded by the coding sequence ATGGAGTATGCGAATGATACAACCCTCTATGTTGCCAGCCCTTTTACTTTCTCCCCCGGTTTGGGTGACACTAACGCGTATAGTTTATCATGGAATTTTGATTTTGGGACTTTTTCGGAGGAACCAAATCCTGAGATACTTTTTCCCGAACCGGGGCTTTATACTGTGTCACTTCAGTTAACGGACAGCCTTGATCATCGCACATGGATATTTCAAAACTTTATTTTTCTGGACAGTACCATATCCGACAATTACCGGTTACAGAAGGGTGAGAATAACGAGAGTGTGTTTATATATCCCAACCCCTGTAAGGATTACTTGTTCATCCCATGCGACAAATGTGCCGCCCTCGAATTGTATTCGATTTCCGGAGAGCTACTGGAATTTAAAGCAGTTACACCGGAAATTACTTCATTTGACATGAGAAACTATTCTCCAGGCATTTATTTGCTGAAGCTTATCGGCACAAATGAAACCCACATGATGAAAGTTATCCGAAATGACTAA